CGCCGACGACCACGAAGGACTGCCCGATGTGCTCGCCGATCCGGTGGATCTCCCGGTCCCGTTGGTCCTTCTGGTTGGCCCCCTCGGGCGAGACGATCGAGACCGCGATGTTCAGCACGATGGACGCCACGATCGACGCGCCGACCGTGGTCAGCAGCGGGCCCGCGTAGGAGACGTCCGCGAGCGGGTCGCCGTCCGCCCGCCCGAGCACCACCATCGCGTACGCGGCCCAGCCGGCGACCGCCACCAGCGCCAGGATCCAGGCGCGTTTCTCCTCGAAGGCCACCACGATCTCCTCAGGTAAAGAATCTTTGACATCACGAGTGTCAAGCATGCTCGACACGATGTCAATAATCCTTTACTTGCACCCTCGGTATATGTACGCGGTGTATACCCCCGGTGTATGGTGGCCGCATGAGCGTACCCATGACCCTGCTCGGCCTGCTCGAACGCGAGCCCAGCCACGGCTACGACCTGAAGCGCGACTACGACGCCTTCTTCAACCGGGGCAAACCGCTCCCGTTCGGCCAGGTCTACGCGACCCTCGGCCGGCTCGCCCGGGACGGCAAGATCGTGGTCGGCGAGGTCGAGCCGGGCGTCGGCCCCGAACGCAAGCGCTACGTCATCACCGACCAGGGCGCGACCGAGTTCGAGTCGTGGCTGACCGAGCCGGTCGAGGCCGAACCCAACCTGCAGACCGTGCTGTTCAGCAAGGTCGTGCTGGCCCTCATGCTCGACCGTCCCGCCGAGGAATACCTGGACGCCCAGCGGGCCACCCACCTGGCCCGGATGAAAGAACTCACCGACGTCAAGCGCGGCGGCAACCTGGTCGACGTCATGCTCGCCGACCACGGCCTGTTCCACCTGGAGGCCGACCTGCACTGGATCGACACCACCATCGCCCGGCTCGACGCGCTACGAAAGGTGGTGAGGGGATGACGGCCGTCGAGGCGCGCGACGTCTTCCTGTCCTTCGGCGAGACCCCGGCCCTGCGCGGTGCCAGCGTCTCGGTGGACCCGGGCGAGATCGTCGCCATCATGGGCCCCAGCGGCTCCGGCAAGTCCACCCTGCTGCACTGCCTGGCCGGCATCCTGGTGCCCGACACGGGTGAGATCCACGTCGACGGCCGCCGGATCGACAGCCTGGGCGAGCAGCAGCGCAGCATGCTGCGCCGGGACCGGTTCGGTTTCGTGTTCCAGTTCGGTCAGCTCGTGCCCGAGCTGACCGCCGAGGAGAACGTCGCGCTGCCGCTGCTGCTCTCCGGCGTCAAACGGACCGCCGCGCTCACCCGGGCGCGGCCCTGGTTCGCGCGGCTCGGCCTGGACGGCCTGGAACGCCGCCGCTCCGGCGAACTCTCCGGCGGGCAGGCGCAACGCGTCGCGCTGGCCCGCGGCCTGGTGGCCGGGCCGGCGGTGCTCTTCGCCGACGAGCCGACCGGCGCGCTCGACACACTGACCGGCGAGCAGGTGATGGACCTGCTGGTCACCGCCGCCCGCGAGCAGGGCACCACGGTCGTCCTGGTCACCCACGAGGCCCGCATCGCCGCGTACGCCGACCGGCAGGTCATCGTGCGCGACGGCAAGGTGAACGCGCTGGTGCGGTCATGATCCGCTTCGGCCTGCGGCTGGCCCTGGCCGGCGGCCGGGAAGCCGCCGCCCGGCTCGTCATCATCGCCGCCGCCGTGGCGCTCGGGGTGGGCATGCTGCTGACCACCCTCGCCGGCATGAACGCCGTCGACGCGCAGAACCAGCGGTACGCCTGGCTCAACACCGCCGTCGCCCCGGCCGCCACCGACCCGACCGCCGACCCGATGTGGTTCCTGATCCGGAAGGACTACTTCCACGGCCGGACCATCGGCCGGATCGAGGTCGCCGCGCTCGGCCCGCACGCGCCCGTCCCGCCGGGCCTGCCGCGGCTGCCCGGACCGGGCGAGTTCTACGTCTCGCCCGCGCTGGGCGACCTGCTGCGGACCACCCCGGCCGCGCAGCTCGGCGACCGCTTCCCCGGACACCGGATCGGCACGATGGGACCGGCCGCGCTGCCCTCACCCGACTCACTGCTGATCCTGATCGGCCGCACCCCGGCCGACCTGGAGCCGCTCGGCGCCCGACGCGTCAACCAGATCATGACCACCTCACCCAGCGACTGCAGCCACGGCTGCTACGTCGGGATCAACTCCGACGGCATGACCCTCGTGCTCTCCGTCGTCGCCGCCGCGCTGCTCTTCCCGGTACTCATCTTCATCGGTACGGCCACCCGACTGGCCGCCACCCGACGCGAGCAACGCTTCGCCGCGATGCGCCTGATCGGTGCCACCCCCCGACAGATCTCCGTCATCTCCGCGGTCGAGTCGACCGTCGCGGCCGTGGCCGGCACCGCCGTCGGATTCGGCCTCTTCCTCGCGCTCCGGCCGGCACTCGCCGGGCTCCCGTTGACCGGCGAACGGTTCTTCACCGCCGATCTGTCGCTCACCCTCGTCGACGCCCTGGCGGTCGCGGCCGGCATCCCGCTCGGCGCCGTCGTCGCCGCCTGGCTGGCGCTGCGCCGGGTGCAGATCTCCCCGCTGGGCGTGACCCGGCGGGTCACCCCGCCACCGCCCGGCGCCTGGCGGCTCATCCCGTTGCTGGCCGGGGTCGCCGAGTTGGCGTACTTCATCGGGCGGCGTCCCCAGACGACCAACGGGCAGATCACCGCGTACCTTTCGGGGTTCGTCCTGATCCTGACCGGCCTGGTGCTTGCCGGGCCGTGGCTGACCATGCTCGGTGCCCGCCTGCTCGCCGGGCGGGCCCGGCGGCCCGCCACCCTCATCGCCGGGCGGCGCCTCGCGGACAACCCCAAAGGGGCGTTCCGGGCGGTCAGCGGCCTGATCGTGGCGCTCTTCGTCACCAGCGTCGCCACCGGGGTCATCACCACCTACGTCGCGAACCGGGGCGAGCCCCGCACCGATTCGGTGGCCGCCACCTCCCTGCCGACGTGGTTCCCACCCGAGGAGGGGCCCGCGCCGACCGCCGACCGCATCCCCGCCCTGTCGACCATCCCCGGGGTACGCAGCGTGACCCTGGTCCACGCCAACCCGGTCGACACGCCACCCCCGATGAGGTTCGAGGCGGGCGCCGCCGCCTACCGGAGCTGGTGGCCCGGCATCATCACCTGCGCCGAGCTGGAACGCCTGGCCGTGTTCGGCAGCTGCCCCGCCGGCGCGCAGGTCGTGGCCGTGGCCGACGACCTCATCGGTGAACGCGCCTGGGACCTGACCAACGACAGCTACGTCTGGCCCGCCGCCGACGCCAGCCCCGCGCAGGTCGACCGGCAGCCGATCCGGTCGGTGGTCGTCGACACCACCAGCCGCGCCGCCTTCGAACAGGCCCGCACCATGCTGATCACCGCCTTCCCGGCGACTCCCTTCCCGTCCAGCATCGCCGAGTGGGAGTCGGACAACGCGCGGCAGCTGGTCCAGTTCCAGCAGCTCGCCAACGTCATCATGCTGGCCAGTCTGCCGATCGCCGGCTGCAGCCTGGCGGTGAGCGTGGCCGGCGGGCTCAGCGACCGGAAGCGCCCGTTCAGCATGCTGCGCCTCACCGGCGCGCAGCTGGGGACCCTGCGCCGGGTGGTGGCGCTGGAGACCGTGGTGCCGCTGCTGACCGTCTCGGCGGTGGCCACCGGGATCGGCTTCCTCGCCGCGCACCTGTTCCTGCGGGCACAGCTGCACTACACGCTGCTGCCGCCGGAAGGGTCGTTCTATCTGATGGTCGTAGGTGGGCTGGTGGTGTCGCTGGGCATCGTCGCCTCGACGCTGCCGCTGCTGCGCCGGATCACCGGCCCGGAAGCCGCCCGCAACGACTGAGCCGGCCCGCGGTGGACCTGCGCGCGCAGGTCCACCGCTGCGCGCCCTCGCCCGGGACCAAGGTCCCGCCGATCGATGACCACGCCCCCTGCCCAACCCACCTTCGCGCGGCGCATCCTCACAGATGGAGCCGACCATCCGGCCGGCGGCAGCGTCGGGAGGCGTCATGACCGCGCAGCTCACCACCCGCCCGGCGACCCGCGTCCCGGACCGGCACCGGACGCTCGCCGCGACCCTCGCCGCCCTGGCGCTGGCCATGGCGACCACCTCGCTCGTCGGCCCGCTCGGCCTGGACCTGCTGCACTACCGCACCTCACCGACCACCCTGCACCAGCTGCTCGGCAGCGACGCCGCCGCGCTGTTCGTGGTGGTCCCGCTGACCCTGGCCGCCGCCGTGCTCGCGCTGCGCCGGCACCCGCTCGCGCCGCCGCTGGCGGTGGGCCTCTCGGCGTACGCGATCTACACGTACGCGCAGGTGGTCATCGGGCAGGAATACCTGCGGCTGCCGGGGAACGTGGAACGCTTCTTCCCGCTGCTGCTGGCGGTGTTCCTGCTCGCCGAGGCGGTGCTGGTGCTCGGCTGGCGTTCCCTTCCGTCGGCGCTGCCGGCGCCGTCACCGCGGCTGGCCCGGGTCGTCGGGGTGACCCTGCTGACGGTGGCGGCGTTCCTGGTGTTCGGGCTGCACCTGCGGTCGATGGTGACGGCCTGGACGGACCCGTCGTCGCTGACCGAGTACGCGTCGAGCCCGACGCCGTTCTGGCTGGTCAAGCTGATGGACCTCGGGGTGGTCGCGCCGGCCGCCGTGCTGGTGGGGGTGGGGCTGCTGCGGCAGAGCCCGTGGGCTCTGCATGGGGCTTATGCGTTGCTGACCGGGTGGACGTGTCTGGCGGTGTCGGTGACGGCGATGGGCTTGGTCATGGTGGTCAGCGGGGATCCGGACGGGTCGGTGGTGCTGGCTGGTGGGTTCGGGGTGGTGGCGGTGGCGATGGGGCTGCTGACGGTGGCGTTCTACCGGCCGTTGGTGCGCCGTCCGCAGGCGCCGGCCACGCCGATGTGCTGGTGTGCGCCGGATGTGCCGCGTGACCTCTTGCCTGCACCGGCCACGACGGGAAGGGCTGCTACGCGGCGTGTGAGTGAGGTGCTGGTCCGCCGTTGATCCCGCAGACGGCCCGTCTCGCCGGTCGGCCGTAGCTTGTTACACCAGGAGAGGCATGGTCGGACCGGCTGAGCGAGGACCGGTCGGCCGTGAACATCTACGGCAAGCAGCTCACGGTGCGTTGCCTGGCTTGTTAGAACGGCGTACCGAGTTGCTCGATGGCAGTGCGTGCCCACTCTTCGGCTCCGGCAGCACTGCCTGCGGCGACGCCGGCAGCTACTGGGGCGAGGATGCCCTTGAGGGCGGTGACTGCACGGCAGAGCTTGCCACGAGCCGGTGCCTCCTGTGCGACTTCATCAAGGACCTCACGGGCGGCGGCATGAGCCTCAGCCAAGTCTTCCCCTGGCAGGCCCATGGCGCTCATGTGCTTCAAGACGCGAGAAACGGCCTGTGCGATGGACTCGAATCCCGGGGCAACCTGGTCGCTGCGGCTTTGAGTCTAATGCCGGCGGACAGGTCTAGGAGCCGGCGCAACTCACCAGGCTGGCCTCCAGCGGCATGCCACACGGCTCCATGTCCTCCTCCGTCATCTGGTGGCTCCTTTATAGGGGGAGATCCATGCCGGCCAGGGGTCTAGGGGAGGGCTCAGCGCCTGGCCAGTTCGTCTCTGACGGCGTTCACTGCGTGGTCGCGGAGGGATTCAGCCAAGCTCAGTGCAACCTCCGGCGTCTCTTCGCATACGTAGTAGTCATCCCCGGGCACCACTCCGCTTGAGGTGATTGGCAAGGGGGCGGAGTACCGGTCCTCCATCCAGAGCCCGTAGACCACCTCCGGCGCGTGCCCCGCCACCTTCTGCAAAGCGGCCTCATGGATCGACAGCGCTGCCAGGAGCTCGGACGTGGATGCCTGGGTAAGGCGCCGGCCCCGGACCTTCGCCAGTTCCTCGCCCATCGACCAGGCCGCCCAGAGCGGCTTAGCCACGGAGATCACGATGGGCTGTTCGGTCATGTCTTGTCCCTTTCGGACGGTCAGGCTTGATGCGGCCAGCGTATGACCAGCCGGAGGCAGGGCGGTCAGGAGGACTCCTCTCCTGGCCCGGTACTTCACGCACTCACCTCCAGAGGAGGCGGTAAGTGCGAGTGCAAAGTGTTCAAGGAGTGCATAAGTTCGTGTAAGTGTTTTTCCAGCTCAGAGCTGACTTTCGGGCAAGTGCCCGGTGAGCGGTCAAGTGCTGCACTTACGGGGCACTTATCTCTGGCCGCCGACTCCTGGTTGTCCGCGTACTCAGCCCACCACCCAGCGGGAGCGTGCGCTGGTCCGGCGTTGATGCCGCCGTCACATCGGTGGGTGGTATCTCGTCAGGCCAGCATGAGAAGCGTTGTTCGGGTGGTCGCTGGTCTGCTCGGTATCGGGTCGCTGGTGGTGGGGGTCTGGGCGCTGGTCGCGCCCGGCTCGTTCAGCGCGGCGGTCAACTTTCCGCCGAGTGAGCATTTCGTGCACGACGTGGGAGCGTTCCAGCTCGGCATCGGGGCGACGCTGCTGCTGGCGCTGATCTGGTCGGACGGGCTGGCGGTTGCGCTGGGTGGCTACCTGGTGGCCGCAGTCGCGCACACCGTCTCGCACGCGATCGACGGGGAGATCGGTGGCTCGGTGGTCCAGACGGGACTGGTGTTGCTGACGGCAGTGCTCGCCTTGGCGGCGCTGCTGCTGCGGGGACGGCCCAGTTGGAGCCGGCGTCGATAGTGATGACGTGACCTCGTCGATCTTCACCGGTCACCGCTCGCTCGGTACCGCTGAGGTCCCTGAGATAGGGGATCAGGCTCTCCTCAGCAGGCCAGCAGACTGCAGGCGGTCGTAGGCTGCGCTGAATGGGCGGCGGTGCAGAGCCTCGCCTTGGGCCGCTTTGCATCCTCACGCGCTCGATCAGCTCATCGAGCCCACGTCAGTCCCAAATGTCAGGAGGGGTGCGAAGCCGGCACCATACCCAACCACCCTTAGGCCGGACACCCTGCCGAACGTCATGTCGGTCATGCCGTTGGCCAGAGGTGCCCGGGAATATCCCTACTGGACAGCATTTGGATGTCGGATCCCGGACACACCGCCCATACATCGTTGGAGCAGTCTCTATCGATCTGATGGAAGAACCTGCTGGAACGTGCGGCTGACGTCACCGTCCCGGCTTGAAGTTGTGGCGATCGGGGGATCCCGTCGACAGGACTCGTGCAGGTAGGGTGCGAGGACCGCCAGTGGGGAGGTGGGGAGTGACGCGCGTCGGGCTCGAGTGCGAGCAATCGTCGTCGGATTCAGGCAGCTGGACTTTCTCCCGGGCACGATCTGATGCCGACCCATGAGGTCTGTTGGCCGTCAGGTTCCACCTGCTCCAAGCGCCGAAGGTGATCCATGTTCTCCCGCTCCACGTCCTCGGTCGAATCGCCTGCGCTGATCCTCGACCGGGCCACCTCGTTGGTCGACTATCTGATGGCCGTGCGAGCGCAGATGGAGAAACCCGCCCGGACCGTTCCTACCGGGGGCGCCTTCTGGCAGCATGCGTTCCCGACCCATCCAGCCTGCGAGGTGGGCGTCTCCGCCGACGGCACCAGCTGGCTGCGGGTGGGACTGCCCGCACCGGCCCGGTCCCTGCGGACACCCACGCAGTTCGCGGCCCACCTGAACGGTCCAGTGTCGTACGACGCGGAGCCTCGACTGGTCGGCCCGGAGGCGGAGACCGAGCCTCTGCAAGCCGGCTTCGAGGCGTGGCGGGAGCAGGAGTGGCGGCCGTGGGCCAGGCAGGCCCGGCGGATCGAGGACGTACGCCGGCTGCACCGCAGCCTGTTCGACCTGAAGCACCGTGTCGACATGAACGCCGCCACCGACGAACTCGTCTGGGGTCACGGCGTCATCCGGGCCAAGGTGGCAGGCCACCGGGTCCACTATCCGCTGGTCGTCACCCCGGTGGCGATCGAGTTCGACGCCGACCGGTCCCTGGTCACGGCGGTGCCGCAGGGTGCGGCCCGGTTGCAGACCGACCCGCTGAGCGGGCTCGACGAGCGCTACCTCGCTCAACTGCTCGCCCTGGCCGGATCCGGCGGCCAGCTCGACCTCGACGTGTGGGACGAGTTCACCCGGCGGGAGTTCCTCGAACGTGCACTACGCCGCCTCGGCCAGGACCCGGTCGTCCGGGACGCCGACCAGCCCGCTCCCGCCGGGCCGCATGTGCACGACACCGGCGTGCTGTTCATTCGTCCTCGGCAGCGGATGCTTCGCCGCTTTCTGGAGCAGCTGCGCGCCCGGCTGCTCGCCGGCGACGACAGCAGCATCGGTGCGCTGGCCGCGATCCTCGCGCATGAACCCAGCAAGCTGCTGATGCCGCAGGACCAGCCGGAACGCTGGGCGCCGCTGGGCGAGCGCCTGCTCATGCCGCTACCCACCAACGAGGCGCAGGAATCGATCGCCCGTCGCCTCGCCCAGCACCGCAACGTCGCCGTGCAGGGCCCGCCCGGCACTGGCAAGACGCACACCATCCGCAACCTCATCTGCCATCTGATGGCGCACGGCAAACGGGTGTTGGTGGTCGCGCAGAAGGAGGACCCGCTGCGGGTCCTGCGCGACGGCCTGCCGCAGGAGATCCAGTCGCTCTGCCTGGCCGTGCTGGGCCGCTCCACGGACCAGCTCGTGCAGCTCCAACTGGCCGCTCGGGAACTGTCCGACCGCGGCGCCACCCTGGACCGCAGGGGTGAACAGCAGCGGGTGGACCGGCTGCGCCGCCAGCTCGAAAAAACCGAACGCGACCTGGGTCAGGCCCTCGGCGGCCTGCGCACGATGGCCGAGAACGAGGCCGCCCACCACGAGATCGACGGCATCCGGCTCTCCCCGAGCGACGTCGGCGTCTGGCTGCGAGAACGGGCCGACCGCTACGGTGACATCCCCGACGACCTGCCACCGCATCTCGCCCCGCCACTGAGCGGCGACGAGTTCACCGAGCTACTCGACATCGCTCGGCGTACGACCAAGCAGGATCGGCTGCAAGCACTGCGAGACCTGCCGACGGCGGCTGACCTGCCATCGGCGGCGGCGGTCCTGGCCAACCGGGGACGGCTGGAGGAGGCGACCCGAGAGCTGAATCAGCTCGCCGCCGCCGGCGTGGCCCTGCCGCAGGTCCGCGCCTTCGGCCCACAGCCCCTGGACGACCTCGCCGCGCAGCTGCGCGAATCGCTGACATTGCTGGCTGCGCGGGAAAACTCCTGGACCGACCGGCTCGGCACCCTGCTTCAGGCCGACCCTCACTGGCACCAGCTCTGGTACGACCATGTCCAGGCCTGCCAGCGGGCCCTCGGCGAGCTGACCGCCGCGACCCGGGTCATCGCCGGCCACCAGGTGACCGTGCCCGATACGCAGCTGGCCGAGCCGCGTCGGCTGCTCGCCCAGCTTGGTGATCTGCGGCAACGCTTCGCCGCAGGCAAGGCTGTCAGCCGGCTCTTCCAGGCCACCCTGGCCAAGCTCGCCGCCGAATGCCTCATCGACGGTGAAATCCTGCGCACCTGCAACGACGTCGACATCGTCGTCGCCTACGTCGGCCGGCAGCGGCTGCGCCAAGAGCTGACCACCCGCTGGCAGGAGTGGACCCAGCCGCTCGAGCTTCCCGTCCCGGCCGGTGTCCACCCCGAGACGTGGGCCGGCCGGCTGCTCGCCCAGGCCGAATCCGCCCTCGACTGGGACCGCCGCCGCTGGCCGGCGCTGCACGCCACGCTGCGCGGGCTGCTCCCCACCATCGCGGCCACCGTAGACACCCGGCGGCTGACCGCCATCACCGATCTTGTCGCCCGCAGCGCGACCGTATTCGCCCGAGATCAGCTGGTCACCGCCGAGCGTGAACTGGCCGCTGCGATCGAGGCTGGCATGTCGGGTACGGAGGCCAGCGAGCTCTGGCGGCTACTCGACGTGAGCCGTCGGAGGGCCGACCTCGACGGCTGGGACGCCTGTCTGGACGAGGTGCGCAGGCTCGCCGCCCTGCGCCCCGACGCCGAGCGCTTCCGCGACCTGTCGGCCCGGCTCCGCGACGCTGCACCCGGCTGGACTGCGACCATCGACGACGGCACCGCGCCCGCGCTCGCCGGCAGCGGCGCCGACTGCCTGCACCGCTGGCAGTGGCGGCAGGCGCAGACCTGGTTCGACACCGTCGTCGGCAGCGTCGACCCGGTCGCCCTCGGCCGGCGCATCGAGCAGACGCGGGAACGGATCCGCCGCCTCACCCAGGAACTCGTCGTCGCATCGTCCTGGCTGGAGGTCTCCAAGGCCCTCGACGACCGCCGCCGGGCCGCGCTCGCCGACTGGACCACCGCGCTGCGTAAGATCGGAAAGGGTACGGGGAAGAACGCCGCCCAGTGGCAGGCGCACGCCCAACGGGCGATGAGCGCGGCTGTGGACGCCGTACCGGTCTGGGTCATGTCGGTGGACCGGGCCATCGAGCAGTTCGCCGGCGGTGCCCAGTTCGACGTGGTGATCGTTGACGAGGCGTCCCAGGCGGACATGTTCTCGCTGCCCATCCTCAGCCTCGCCGAACGTGCCGTCGTCGTCGGCGACGACCAGCAGATCGGCCCCCAGCTGTCGTTCGTCGGCACCGTCAACGGTCTGATCAACTCGCACCTGGTCGATGTGCCGTCGGCGGAACACTTCGACCCGGAGAGCAGCCTCTACGACCACGCGGTCCGCCGCTCACCCGAGCGCATTCTCCTCACCGAGCACTTCCGCTCCGTACCGGCGATCATCGGTTTCTCCAGCCAGACCTACTACGGCGGCGAGATCGAGCCGCTGCGCACGGACCGCCCGGCCGGCATCGGCGACCCGGTGATCGCCGTGCACGTGCCCGAGGGCATCCGGCAGGACCTGACCGCCTACGGCAACGTCAACGTCGCCGAGGCCGACGCCCTGGTCGACCGGGTCGCGGCAATCGTCGCCAATCCTGCTTACGCGGGTCGGACCATCGGCGTGGTCAGCCTGCTCAGCACCAGCGGTCAGGCCCTCTATCTGCTCACCCGGATCCGCGAGGCGGTCGGCGAGGAGGAGATGGAACGCCGGCGGCTGCGCGTCGGCGACTCGTACACCTTCCAGGGTGACGAACGCGACATCGTGCTGCTGTCCCTGGTGGTGTCCCCGCATCAGGGGCCGGTGTCGGCGTTCACCAAGCGCGACCACCACCGGCGGGTCAACGTTGCCGCCTCCCGGGCCCGGGACCAGCTCTGGGTCTTCCACTCGGTGCAACCCGCCGACCTGCGCGAGGACGATGCCCGCGGACTGCTGCTGACCTACTGCCAGAACGTCACCGCCGCCGACGAGGCGTACGACCACCTGGAGAAGCGCTGCGACAGCGACTTCGAACGCGAGGTGCTGCGCCGTGTCCTGCGTCGCGGCTACCGACCGCTGCCGCAGTTCCGCATCGGCAGCTACCGGATCGACTTCGTGCTGCCTGCCCCGGACGGCCGCCGCCTCGCCATTGAGTGCGACGGAGACGCCTACCACGGGCCGGAGCGGTGGGAGAGCGACATGCGCCGGCAGGCGGTGCTGGAGCGGGTCGGCAACTGCGTGTTCGTGCGGATCCGGGGGAGTGTGTTCAGCCGGGACCCGGAGGCGGCGCTGGAGCCGCTGTGGCAGCGGATCGAGGAGTTGGGCATCGGGGTGGCCGCTCCTCAAGTGATCGCCGCCGAGGTCGTGGCGCCCACGCCACCTGCTGCGGCGTCGGAGCCAGGGGCCGTCGAGCCGTTCGTCGAGGCCGAGCCGCCGGTGCCCGTCGTGGTCGAGGTCGTCCAGCAGCCGCCCGTCGTGGTCGAGGCGGTCCCGCAGCCGTCCGCGCCGGCCCCGGTACCGCCGCGCCAGGCGGAGGAGGACCGGGCGGTGGTCGTACCGTCGGCGAAGCCGGAACCGGCGACGGCCGCGCGGCCGGCCGACGAGCTGGCAGACGACGGTAGGGTGCCCGTGCCCGTCGGCTACCGCAACGTCGCCTGGCTGCGGCCCTACGAGGCGGTGGCCGCGATGGACAGCTATCAGCACTGCCGCGACGTGCCGATCCGGCACGAGGGCAAGGTGCTCGGTTGGGCCCGCTACTACGACAGCGCGTCCCCGGAGGCCCGCAAGTATCGGGCGA
The Micromonospora sp. R77 DNA segment above includes these coding regions:
- a CDS encoding ABC transporter ATP-binding protein; the protein is MTAVEARDVFLSFGETPALRGASVSVDPGEIVAIMGPSGSGKSTLLHCLAGILVPDTGEIHVDGRRIDSLGEQQRSMLRRDRFGFVFQFGQLVPELTAEENVALPLLLSGVKRTAALTRARPWFARLGLDGLERRRSGELSGGQAQRVALARGLVAGPAVLFADEPTGALDTLTGEQVMDLLVTAAREQGTTVVLVTHEARIAAYADRQVIVRDGKVNALVRS
- a CDS encoding AAA domain-containing protein, which encodes MFSRSTSSVESPALILDRATSLVDYLMAVRAQMEKPARTVPTGGAFWQHAFPTHPACEVGVSADGTSWLRVGLPAPARSLRTPTQFAAHLNGPVSYDAEPRLVGPEAETEPLQAGFEAWREQEWRPWARQARRIEDVRRLHRSLFDLKHRVDMNAATDELVWGHGVIRAKVAGHRVHYPLVVTPVAIEFDADRSLVTAVPQGAARLQTDPLSGLDERYLAQLLALAGSGGQLDLDVWDEFTRREFLERALRRLGQDPVVRDADQPAPAGPHVHDTGVLFIRPRQRMLRRFLEQLRARLLAGDDSSIGALAAILAHEPSKLLMPQDQPERWAPLGERLLMPLPTNEAQESIARRLAQHRNVAVQGPPGTGKTHTIRNLICHLMAHGKRVLVVAQKEDPLRVLRDGLPQEIQSLCLAVLGRSTDQLVQLQLAARELSDRGATLDRRGEQQRVDRLRRQLEKTERDLGQALGGLRTMAENEAAHHEIDGIRLSPSDVGVWLRERADRYGDIPDDLPPHLAPPLSGDEFTELLDIARRTTKQDRLQALRDLPTAADLPSAAAVLANRGRLEEATRELNQLAAAGVALPQVRAFGPQPLDDLAAQLRESLTLLAARENSWTDRLGTLLQADPHWHQLWYDHVQACQRALGELTAATRVIAGHQVTVPDTQLAEPRRLLAQLGDLRQRFAAGKAVSRLFQATLAKLAAECLIDGEILRTCNDVDIVVAYVGRQRLRQELTTRWQEWTQPLELPVPAGVHPETWAGRLLAQAESALDWDRRRWPALHATLRGLLPTIAATVDTRRLTAITDLVARSATVFARDQLVTAERELAAAIEAGMSGTEASELWRLLDVSRRRADLDGWDACLDEVRRLAALRPDAERFRDLSARLRDAAPGWTATIDDGTAPALAGSGADCLHRWQWRQAQTWFDTVVGSVDPVALGRRIEQTRERIRRLTQELVVASSWLEVSKALDDRRRAALADWTTALRKIGKGTGKNAAQWQAHAQRAMSAAVDAVPVWVMSVDRAIEQFAGGAQFDVVIVDEASQADMFSLPILSLAERAVVVGDDQQIGPQLSFVGTVNGLINSHLVDVPSAEHFDPESSLYDHAVRRSPERILLTEHFRSVPAIIGFSSQTYYGGEIEPLRTDRPAGIGDPVIAVHVPEGIRQDLTAYGNVNVAEADALVDRVAAIVANPAYAGRTIGVVSLLSTSGQALYLLTRIREAVGEEEMERRRLRVGDSYTFQGDERDIVLLSLVVSPHQGPVSAFTKRDHHRRVNVAASRARDQLWVFHSVQPADLREDDARGLLLTYCQNVTAADEAYDHLEKRCDSDFEREVLRRVLRRGYRPLPQFRIGSYRIDFVLPAPDGRRLAIECDGDAYHGPERWESDMRRQAVLERVGNCVFVRIRGSVFSRDPEAALEPLWQRIEELGIGVAAPQVIAAEVVAPTPPAAASEPGAVEPFVEAEPPVPVVVEVVQQPPVVVEAVPQPSAPAPVPPRQAEEDRAVVVPSAKPEPATAARPADELADDGRVPVPVGYRNVAWLRPYEAVAAMDSYQHCRDVPIRHEGKVLGWARYYDSASPEARKYRANVRVERAHPTGARLVCWVRPHEAKTVIGAASMKRDMPVEDSRGRHAGLVQYFPAASSAAVRFRSVTRLLRLTGGDAPASPAPGAAAPAAPGPAVTGPTGAVPAAREATNGRALEESLRRAMARAYDRAEELPDEAESETADRRALEAAFHDAMVRTYERARDEAHYHAALLLRLVTDKGGLATARQLLHHPVVSDGFTALWERGRVDLTAEAVVIRPRFRALFTEEELAIASSRVVDASAQLP
- a CDS encoding PadR family transcriptional regulator: MSVPMTLLGLLEREPSHGYDLKRDYDAFFNRGKPLPFGQVYATLGRLARDGKIVVGEVEPGVGPERKRYVITDQGATEFESWLTEPVEAEPNLQTVLFSKVVLALMLDRPAEEYLDAQRATHLARMKELTDVKRGGNLVDVMLADHGLFHLEADLHWIDTTIARLDALRKVVRG
- a CDS encoding FtsX-like permease family protein, with translation MIRFGLRLALAGGREAAARLVIIAAAVALGVGMLLTTLAGMNAVDAQNQRYAWLNTAVAPAATDPTADPMWFLIRKDYFHGRTIGRIEVAALGPHAPVPPGLPRLPGPGEFYVSPALGDLLRTTPAAQLGDRFPGHRIGTMGPAALPSPDSLLILIGRTPADLEPLGARRVNQIMTTSPSDCSHGCYVGINSDGMTLVLSVVAAALLFPVLIFIGTATRLAATRREQRFAAMRLIGATPRQISVISAVESTVAAVAGTAVGFGLFLALRPALAGLPLTGERFFTADLSLTLVDALAVAAGIPLGAVVAAWLALRRVQISPLGVTRRVTPPPPGAWRLIPLLAGVAELAYFIGRRPQTTNGQITAYLSGFVLILTGLVLAGPWLTMLGARLLAGRARRPATLIAGRRLADNPKGAFRAVSGLIVALFVTSVATGVITTYVANRGEPRTDSVAATSLPTWFPPEEGPAPTADRIPALSTIPGVRSVTLVHANPVDTPPPMRFEAGAAAYRSWWPGIITCAELERLAVFGSCPAGAQVVAVADDLIGERAWDLTNDSYVWPAADASPAQVDRQPIRSVVVDTTSRAAFEQARTMLITAFPATPFPSSIAEWESDNARQLVQFQQLANVIMLASLPIAGCSLAVSVAGGLSDRKRPFSMLRLTGAQLGTLRRVVALETVVPLLTVSAVATGIGFLAAHLFLRAQLHYTLLPPEGSFYLMVVGGLVVSLGIVASTLPLLRRITGPEAARND